A portion of the Sphaerochaeta pleomorpha str. Grapes genome contains these proteins:
- the oppB gene encoding oligopeptide ABC transporter permease OppB → MTKYIVNRLLGIIPTLLIIITLSFFIVRVAPGGPFATERNLPEVVKRNIEAKYHMDEPLIQQYGRYMFDVLRGDLGPSYKYKDYDVNYYIFNSLPNSIVLGLWAMFIALTLGVSAGVIAAVRQNTWVDYLSMGWAVIGISIPLFVIAPVLQLIFAMKLKWLPTSGWYTTGEGYRTIILPALSLSFAYFADIARLTRSSMLETLRSDYIRTAKAKGMKNSTIIFKHAMKGAMLPIVSYLGPAFAGIITGSIVIEQIFRVPGLGKFFVQSSFNRDYTLIVGVVIVYSVILVAMNFIVDIVYAQLDPRITYK, encoded by the coding sequence ATGACAAAATATATCGTCAACAGACTCCTGGGAATCATTCCTACGCTTTTGATTATCATCACGTTAAGTTTCTTTATCGTCCGTGTAGCTCCGGGCGGTCCCTTTGCGACTGAACGCAATTTACCTGAGGTTGTAAAGAGGAACATCGAGGCAAAGTACCATATGGACGAACCTTTGATACAACAATATGGCCGTTACATGTTTGACGTTTTGAGAGGGGATCTCGGGCCGTCTTACAAGTATAAGGACTATGATGTAAACTATTACATTTTCAATAGCCTTCCCAATTCGATTGTCTTGGGGCTTTGGGCCATGTTCATTGCCTTGACGTTGGGTGTGTCGGCCGGGGTAATAGCTGCCGTACGGCAAAATACCTGGGTAGACTACCTAAGTATGGGATGGGCCGTCATAGGAATATCCATACCCTTGTTTGTAATTGCTCCTGTTTTACAACTCATCTTCGCCATGAAATTGAAATGGTTGCCTACCAGCGGCTGGTATACCACAGGTGAAGGGTACAGGACTATTATACTCCCAGCCCTCTCCCTTTCATTTGCTTATTTTGCAGATATAGCGCGACTTACCCGATCCTCAATGCTTGAAACACTGAGAAGCGACTACATCAGGACGGCAAAAGCAAAAGGCATGAAAAACTCAACCATCATCTTCAAACATGCCATGAAGGGGGCCATGCTTCCTATCGTAAGTTACCTCGGACCTGCCTTCGCGGGTATCATCACGGGGTCTATCGTCATCGAACAGATTTTCCGTGTTCCAGGGTTGGGCAAATTTTTCGTCCAGAGTTCCTTCAACAGGGATTATACCTTGATCGTTGGTGTTGTCATTGTATATTCGGTTATCCTCGTGGCTATGAACTTCATCGTTGATATCGTGTATGCACAGCTCGACCCAAGAATCACATATAAATAG